One window of Psychrobacillus sp. FSL H8-0483 genomic DNA carries:
- a CDS encoding TetR/AcrR family transcriptional regulator produces MKNWIPIPGTNKEKIIKVALEEFSLKGFRGVNIAELAAMADMTTGVVYHHFGSKAKLYEIIRTDMEQRIIDRMEGAASLFDQEGEALEAALVTGINFAVKMKICKLLSEEKPYTNQDKVEEFLTYMLQKENLPLDIVVLSSWRSILNAISSDQITHEQGKNLVKWLFRS; encoded by the coding sequence ATGAAAAATTGGATACCTATACCTGGAACGAACAAAGAAAAAATCATTAAAGTAGCGTTAGAAGAATTTAGTTTAAAAGGCTTCAGAGGGGTTAATATTGCAGAGTTGGCTGCAATGGCGGACATGACTACAGGTGTCGTCTATCACCATTTTGGGTCTAAAGCAAAGCTTTATGAGATTATTAGAACCGATATGGAACAAAGAATAATTGATAGAATGGAGGGAGCAGCTTCTTTATTTGATCAAGAGGGAGAAGCATTGGAGGCAGCACTTGTAACAGGAATAAACTTTGCAGTGAAAATGAAGATTTGTAAGTTGTTAAGTGAAGAAAAACCATATACTAATCAAGATAAGGTAGAGGAGTTTTTAACATACATGCTACAAAAAGAAAACCTTCCGCTTGATATAGTTGTCCTTTCTTCCTGGCGTTCTATTTTGAATGCAATTTCATCGGACCAGATAACTCATGAACAGGGGAAAAATTTAGTAAAATGGCTTTTTAGAAGCTAA
- a CDS encoding GNAT family N-acetyltransferase: protein MNVIKGNISCLEDLTPLFNAYRIFYDQPSDIEGAKEFLKARIQKDESVIFMAYEEDIAIGFVQLYPFFTSVGMQRAFVLNDLYVDTTYRGKGVGKVLMEQAFRFCGMEKARFVLLQTATNNHTAKALYEQMGMQLDHENDCYIKYL, encoded by the coding sequence GTGAACGTTATAAAAGGGAATATCAGTTGTCTGGAGGATCTCACTCCACTATTTAATGCGTATCGAATATTTTATGATCAGCCAAGTGATATAGAAGGAGCAAAAGAGTTTTTAAAAGCAAGGATTCAAAAGGATGAATCCGTTATTTTTATGGCATATGAGGAAGATATAGCAATAGGGTTTGTGCAGTTATATCCATTTTTTACTTCTGTAGGTATGCAACGAGCTTTTGTTTTAAATGATTTATATGTAGATACGACCTATAGAGGAAAAGGGGTAGGGAAAGTTCTAATGGAGCAAGCTTTTCGTTTTTGTGGAATGGAAAAAGCAAGATTTGTCCTGTTACAAACAGCAACTAACAACCATACTGCAAAAGCTTTGTATGAGCAAATGGGTATGCAACTAGATCATGAAAATGATTGTTATATAAAATATTTATGA
- a CDS encoding iron ABC transporter permease: MLLKNAKQRLIGFGVTIVILIVLMSISIVYGYTNTTWQVSFNAFTNFDGSTEHIVIRTVRLPRALIAAAVGASLAIAGVLMQALTKNPLSSPDILGVNAGAALAVVIAITIFGVSNLQLFTWVSFIGAAIAAISVYMIGSVGRDGLTPMKLTLAGAAMTAMIASLTQGLLVSNEALLDQVLFWLAGSVAGRSLDNLVAVLPYLVLGWVLAQLVSGKVNVFSMGEDVAKGLGLNTAILKITIGIIIVLLAGGSVAVAGPIGFIGIVIPHVTRFIVGFDHRWLIPYAALNGAILLIAADIASRYILMPQEVPVGVMTAIIGTPFFIYIARKGFNKG; this comes from the coding sequence ATGCTATTAAAAAATGCTAAGCAAAGATTGATTGGATTTGGTGTCACTATTGTAATACTTATAGTTTTAATGAGTATAAGTATTGTGTACGGTTATACGAATACTACTTGGCAAGTTTCTTTTAACGCTTTTACTAATTTTGATGGATCAACGGAACATATAGTAATTCGAACTGTAAGACTTCCTCGTGCATTGATCGCTGCCGCTGTAGGTGCGAGTCTTGCTATTGCTGGTGTACTCATGCAAGCACTAACAAAGAATCCATTATCGTCTCCTGATATATTAGGTGTAAATGCTGGTGCTGCACTAGCCGTTGTGATTGCAATCACTATTTTTGGAGTAAGCAACCTACAGTTATTTACATGGGTTTCCTTTATTGGAGCAGCTATTGCAGCTATTAGTGTTTATATGATTGGTAGTGTCGGTCGGGACGGTTTAACGCCTATGAAGCTAACCTTGGCAGGAGCCGCTATGACGGCTATGATAGCATCGCTGACTCAAGGCCTACTAGTTTCAAATGAAGCTCTTTTAGACCAAGTGTTATTTTGGCTTGCAGGATCAGTTGCTGGAAGAAGCTTAGATAATTTGGTTGCAGTGCTTCCTTACTTGGTTCTTGGGTGGGTCTTAGCCCAGTTAGTATCTGGTAAAGTGAATGTATTTTCTATGGGGGAAGATGTTGCAAAAGGACTTGGGTTAAACACGGCAATCCTTAAAATCACGATAGGAATAATTATTGTTTTACTTGCAGGTGGATCAGTCGCTGTTGCTGGACCAATTGGTTTTATAGGAATCGTTATTCCTCATGTTACGAGGTTCATAGTGGGGTTCGATCATCGCTGGTTAATCCCTTATGCAGCGCTTAACGGAGCTATATTACTAATTGCAGCAGATATTGCATCGAGATATATATTGATGCCTCAGGAAGTTCCAGTTGGTGTTATGACGGCAATTATCGGAACCCCGTTCTTTATATACATTGCAAGAAAGGGGTTCAACAAAGGATGA
- a CDS encoding iron-siderophore ABC transporter substrate-binding protein gives MKNIKSLCAMMALLAILLLTACGSNTGDQSAEKENKEENKADTSYTVEHAMGTTTLEKTPERVVILTNEGTEALLALGVKPVGAVQSWLGDPWYDHIKSDMDGVEVVGVESEVNLEKIASLKPDLIIGNKIRQEAVYDQLNAIAPTVFAETLRGDWKENFKLYAKALNLEEKGDDVLAQYDTKIEDVKVKLGDKVNQEVSVVRFMAGTTRIYYTDSFSGVIFDQLGFKRVEQQEELFANDTKLGNLAIEVGKELIPKMDGDLIFYFTYAPSGDPQAISTAKEWTNDPLWQNLNAVKNGNAYEVSDATWNTAGGILAANEMLDDLVKILTEQ, from the coding sequence ATGAAGAATATTAAGTCCCTTTGCGCCATGATGGCACTACTTGCAATTTTACTTCTTACGGCTTGTGGAAGTAACACAGGTGACCAATCCGCAGAAAAAGAAAATAAGGAAGAAAATAAAGCAGATACTAGCTATACCGTAGAACATGCAATGGGTACGACAACGTTGGAAAAAACGCCAGAAAGAGTAGTGATTCTGACAAATGAAGGTACTGAGGCACTTCTTGCTTTAGGCGTTAAGCCAGTTGGGGCAGTTCAATCTTGGCTTGGAGATCCTTGGTACGATCATATTAAATCGGACATGGATGGTGTCGAAGTTGTTGGTGTAGAAAGTGAAGTAAACTTAGAAAAGATTGCATCTTTAAAGCCAGATTTAATAATTGGAAATAAAATTCGTCAAGAAGCTGTATACGATCAATTAAATGCTATAGCTCCAACAGTGTTTGCTGAAACACTTAGAGGAGATTGGAAAGAGAACTTCAAATTATACGCTAAAGCTTTAAACCTTGAAGAAAAAGGCGACGATGTATTAGCGCAATATGATACAAAAATTGAAGATGTAAAAGTAAAACTTGGAGATAAAGTAAACCAAGAAGTTTCTGTTGTACGTTTCATGGCAGGTACTACTCGCATTTATTATACTGATTCATTCTCGGGCGTTATTTTTGACCAATTAGGATTTAAACGAGTAGAGCAACAAGAAGAGCTTTTCGCGAATGACACGAAACTAGGAAACCTAGCAATCGAGGTAGGCAAAGAACTTATTCCTAAAATGGATGGGGATCTAATATTCTACTTTACTTACGCTCCTTCAGGAGATCCACAAGCAATAAGTACTGCAAAAGAGTGGACAAATGATCCTCTTTGGCAAAACTTAAATGCTGTTAAAAATGGAAATGCATACGAAGTTAGTGATGCGACATGGAATACTGCTGGTGGTATATTAGCAGCAAACGAAATGCTTGATGATCTTGTAAAAATTTTAACAGAACAATAA
- a CDS encoding peptidase E, translated as MRQIIAMGGGGFSMEAENLLLDQYILAQAKKELPKICFVPTASGDQDNYVKRFYLAFNSLPCKATHLSLFEPNFEDLEAYVLEQDIIYVGGGNTRNLLTLWKEWGLDHLLKKAYQSEIILAGLSAGSICWFEEGLTDPLNAPLYKMDCLGFLKGSNCPHYNGESKRKPAYHDLISKGEMQAVYAAEDGVALHFIDDSYYTAVSSRRNAKAYFVTNKSGAAVETEVNTTYLGAD; from the coding sequence ATGAGACAAATTATTGCAATGGGCGGCGGTGGTTTCTCTATGGAAGCCGAAAACTTATTACTTGATCAATACATTCTAGCTCAGGCAAAGAAAGAATTACCGAAGATTTGCTTTGTTCCGACTGCTAGTGGAGATCAAGATAATTACGTGAAAAGATTTTATTTAGCATTTAATAGTTTGCCATGTAAGGCAACACACTTATCGTTATTTGAGCCAAACTTTGAGGATTTAGAAGCATACGTACTGGAACAAGATATTATTTATGTTGGCGGAGGCAATACAAGAAATCTGCTTACCCTGTGGAAAGAGTGGGGTTTAGACCATTTGCTGAAAAAAGCATATCAAAGCGAGATAATTCTTGCTGGACTTAGCGCTGGATCCATCTGTTGGTTCGAAGAAGGTTTAACCGACCCATTAAATGCCCCTCTATACAAAATGGATTGCTTAGGATTTTTAAAAGGCAGCAATTGTCCACATTATAACGGTGAAAGTAAAAGAAAACCTGCTTATCATGATTTGATTTCTAAGGGTGAAATGCAAGCAGTCTATGCAGCAGAAGATGGCGTTGCTTTACACTTTATAGATGATTCTTACTATACAGCGGTGAGCTCTAGAAGAAATGCCAAAGCTTATTTCGTTACAAATAAATCTGGAGCGGCTGTAGAAACCGAGGTTAATACAACTTATTTAGGTGCTGATTAA
- a CDS encoding VOC family protein translates to MKLVFMDYPVENLKESLAFYRDVLGFEEAWREGDHTVALKMPGSEVQLMIENDEVGLTPGAVFLVDSVDQYFEDNKDTIKFIKEPIDIPPGRYAIFQDNSGNLIRILDFTKE, encoded by the coding sequence ATGAAATTAGTATTTATGGATTATCCAGTCGAAAATCTTAAAGAATCACTTGCTTTTTATCGTGATGTATTAGGTTTTGAAGAAGCTTGGCGAGAAGGAGATCATACCGTTGCATTAAAAATGCCAGGTTCAGAGGTACAATTAATGATAGAAAATGATGAGGTAGGCTTAACTCCTGGAGCAGTTTTTTTAGTTGATAGTGTAGACCAGTACTTTGAGGACAATAAAGACACAATAAAATTCATTAAAGAGCCTATCGATATTCCTCCTGGCCGTTATGCTATTTTCCAAGACAACTCTGGAAATCTAATAAGAATTTTAGACTTTACTAAAGAATAA
- a CDS encoding iron ABC transporter permease: MKHYKSLRLFKERLSVLVDYKAMMKTLTLFLLTIAVFVISTGLGEMTIHPLNVLKVFFGGGTDLEQLVVQSFRLPRIIIALLVGMGLAVSGAILQGMIRNPLASPDILGITGGATVAVVGFLAVFSDKNHALTVSISWLPLAAFIGATIVALLVYLLAWNNGVSPIRFVLIGIGIMSLMKALTTMMLILGPIYKASQANLWITGSVSSSTWKNVAVLGPWTILFLVIAFVYARNINIQELGDDVATGLGGSVQRQRFTLLMISTALIGSSVAFAGGIGFVGLMAPHIARRLVGSNFGSLLPASALVGAILVMIADLIGRTLFSPLEIPAGVFTATIGAPYFIYLLYKTRNTSK, translated from the coding sequence ATGAAACACTATAAAAGCCTTCGTTTATTCAAAGAAAGACTTTCGGTTTTAGTAGACTATAAAGCAATGATGAAAACTCTTACTTTATTTTTATTAACAATTGCTGTTTTTGTTATAAGTACAGGGTTGGGTGAGATGACTATTCATCCCTTAAATGTTTTAAAAGTTTTCTTTGGTGGTGGTACGGATTTAGAACAGCTAGTGGTTCAGTCTTTTCGTCTCCCACGAATTATTATAGCTCTTCTAGTTGGGATGGGACTTGCGGTATCTGGGGCGATTTTGCAAGGAATGATTCGTAACCCTCTAGCGTCACCGGATATATTGGGGATAACTGGAGGGGCAACAGTTGCAGTTGTTGGTTTTTTGGCGGTTTTTAGTGATAAAAATCATGCATTAACTGTAAGCATCAGTTGGCTACCGCTTGCAGCATTTATAGGAGCAACAATTGTCGCACTTCTTGTGTACTTATTGGCTTGGAACAATGGAGTTTCTCCTATCAGGTTTGTACTGATTGGAATTGGAATCATGTCTTTGATGAAAGCATTGACAACAATGATGCTTATTTTAGGACCAATTTATAAGGCAAGCCAAGCAAACCTTTGGATAACAGGATCTGTATCAAGTTCAACTTGGAAGAACGTAGCGGTTTTGGGTCCTTGGACGATCTTGTTTCTTGTAATTGCGTTTGTTTATGCAAGGAATATTAACATACAAGAGCTTGGGGATGACGTAGCTACGGGTCTTGGTGGAAGTGTTCAAAGACAGCGCTTCACATTATTAATGATCAGTACGGCATTAATTGGTAGTTCAGTAGCATTTGCAGGGGGAATAGGCTTTGTAGGGTTAATGGCTCCTCATATTGCGAGGAGACTTGTAGGATCAAATTTCGGTTCACTGTTACCAGCTTCCGCTTTGGTTGGAGCGATATTAGTAATGATTGCAGATTTAATTGGGCGTACTTTATTTTCTCCATTGGAGATTCCTGCCGGAGTTTTTACGGCAACAATAGGAGCACCATATTTTATCTATTTGCTGTACAAAACTAGAAACACATCAAAGTAA
- a CDS encoding GNAT family N-acetyltransferase, producing MQVQKVQTKDDWKVSFSLINQLRTHLTEESYFEHLQQMPNYQGWVVFDGVPKAFIGFEERHNFYNERHLFVHDFVTDEKERSKGYGKKLIAALIRYAEKHQFTYIALESGIQRTEAHRFYEDKMGFHKWCYSFRKGIDW from the coding sequence ATGCAAGTTCAAAAAGTACAAACGAAAGATGATTGGAAAGTGTCCTTTTCGCTTATTAACCAATTGCGCACTCATTTAACAGAAGAAAGTTATTTTGAACATTTACAACAAATGCCCAATTATCAAGGGTGGGTAGTGTTTGATGGGGTGCCTAAGGCATTTATCGGCTTTGAAGAACGCCATAACTTTTACAATGAAAGACACCTATTTGTCCATGATTTTGTAACAGACGAAAAAGAGAGGTCTAAAGGGTATGGGAAAAAGCTTATCGCAGCTCTTATTAGATATGCAGAAAAACATCAGTTTACTTATATTGCATTAGAATCAGGTATACAACGAACCGAAGCACATCGATTTTATGAAGATAAGATGGGATTCCATAAATGGTGCTACTCATTTAGAAAGGGGATTGACTGGTGA